In the genome of Methylophaga nitratireducenticrescens, one region contains:
- the ihfA gene encoding integration host factor subunit alpha, with amino-acid sequence MALTKADMTEQLYEELGFNKREAKELVEMFFEEIRGALEEGDQVKLSGFGNFELRDKNERPGRNPKTGEEIPITARRVVTFRPGQKLKARVDSYARGE; translated from the coding sequence ATGGCACTCACAAAAGCCGATATGACTGAACAACTTTATGAAGAGTTGGGATTTAATAAACGTGAAGCAAAAGAACTGGTCGAAATGTTCTTTGAAGAAATCCGTGGAGCACTTGAGGAAGGTGATCAAGTGAAACTTTCAGGATTTGGTAATTTTGAACTGCGCGATAAAAATGAACGGCCTGGCCGTAACCCGAAAACGGGTGAAGAAATTCCAATCACCGCCCGTCGTGTTGTTACTTTTCGTCCTGGCCAAAAACTGAAAGCAAGGGTGGACAGTTATGCTAGAGGCGAGTAA
- a CDS encoding two-component system response regulator — translation MDSPPLYTVLIVDDDPVTRLLMKQSLQDPNLTIIEAQNGEQAIDLFAEHLPDITLLDVSMPGMDGFTCCRKLRSLPKGQQSAIVMVTIHDKVDEIEKAFEAGATDFITKPFKWPLFSHRIHYILNANNTLRELSQSRSKLAKAQAIAHLVYWEWDFKQNRIDCSGDLYRLLGIENTSQGVSFKHIIRHIFPEDRALFKQVLRRAINQKHSYDIEYRVQSESGQLFYLHERTEIIEDYDGWKIIGTLQDITLLKQSEQEIAYFTYYDTLTDLPNRRLFLEQLETAIARARHKQQSLTLMFIDLDHFKHINDKFGHLVGDVLLCEAAARIKDCLRDADLIAVSKDKDDRVARFAGDEFTVMLTNIDNVDVLANIAQRIVAKFEKSFDIKGYNVFSTVSIGIALFPEDGDNVQSLMQHADVAMNHAKELGRNNYQFFSTEMNDYLYERLQIEQDLRQALERNEFLLFYQPQIEVETNKIIGFEALLRWLHPTKGLLGPLTFIDVAESTGLIITIGEWVLNQACLQTHKWQQRFGGQWRVSVNLSAMQFNQQLLLEQVGHCLNASRLPASSLELEITETAMLTDVMETIPLLNALKEMGVGLAIDDFGTGYSSLSYLKNFPINTLKIDKTFVDEIVGNPKDAAIARTIVQLADNLGLRTIAEGVESVEQVNMLTTMGCKELQGYYYSKPLPASEIERLLVNAYGMQNH, via the coding sequence ATGGATAGTCCACCCTTATATACCGTGCTTATTGTTGATGACGATCCGGTGACTCGCCTGCTGATGAAGCAATCACTTCAGGATCCGAACTTAACCATTATTGAAGCTCAAAATGGTGAGCAGGCAATCGATTTATTTGCCGAGCATTTACCTGATATAACTTTACTGGATGTCTCCATGCCTGGCATGGACGGATTTACCTGCTGTCGAAAGTTACGTTCACTCCCCAAGGGACAGCAGTCAGCGATTGTTATGGTGACAATACATGACAAAGTTGATGAAATTGAAAAAGCATTTGAGGCTGGCGCTACAGATTTTATTACCAAACCATTCAAATGGCCGTTATTTTCGCACCGAATCCATTATATTCTTAATGCCAACAATACCTTACGAGAACTTAGTCAAAGTCGATCTAAACTAGCCAAGGCTCAAGCTATTGCTCATCTTGTGTATTGGGAATGGGATTTTAAACAGAATAGAATTGATTGTAGTGGTGATCTGTATCGATTATTAGGTATAGAAAATACTTCTCAAGGTGTTTCGTTTAAACATATTATCCGTCATATCTTTCCTGAAGACAGAGCATTGTTTAAACAAGTTTTGCGTCGGGCGATAAATCAAAAACATTCATACGACATTGAATATCGTGTTCAGTCAGAGAGTGGCCAGTTATTTTATCTTCATGAACGTACGGAAATAATAGAAGATTACGATGGTTGGAAAATTATAGGTACTCTGCAAGACATTACATTACTTAAACAGTCTGAGCAGGAAATCGCTTATTTCACTTACTACGATACCTTAACCGATTTACCCAATAGACGTTTGTTTCTCGAACAGCTCGAAACAGCTATTGCTCGAGCCCGACATAAACAACAATCCTTAACCTTGATGTTTATCGATCTGGATCACTTTAAACATATTAATGATAAATTTGGACACTTGGTTGGTGATGTATTGCTGTGTGAAGCTGCAGCAAGAATTAAAGATTGCCTGCGTGATGCAGATTTGATTGCGGTAAGTAAGGATAAGGATGACCGCGTTGCCCGGTTTGCTGGCGATGAATTTACAGTAATGCTGACCAATATTGATAATGTGGATGTACTGGCAAATATAGCGCAACGCATTGTCGCCAAGTTTGAAAAATCATTTGATATAAAAGGTTATAACGTTTTCAGTACGGTCAGTATTGGTATTGCCCTTTTCCCTGAGGATGGGGATAACGTACAAAGCCTGATGCAACACGCTGATGTAGCGATGAACCATGCGAAAGAGCTGGGCCGTAATAATTATCAGTTTTTTTCAACAGAAATGAATGATTACCTTTATGAGCGCTTGCAAATTGAACAGGATCTGCGCCAAGCTCTGGAACGAAATGAATTTCTGCTGTTTTACCAACCACAGATTGAAGTAGAAACTAACAAAATTATCGGATTCGAAGCCTTGCTGCGGTGGCTACATCCAACAAAAGGTCTGTTAGGGCCATTGACATTTATTGATGTAGCCGAAAGCACTGGTTTGATTATTACGATCGGTGAGTGGGTATTGAATCAAGCCTGTCTGCAAACTCATAAATGGCAGCAGCGATTTGGGGGGCAATGGCGGGTTTCGGTAAATTTATCAGCGATGCAGTTTAATCAGCAATTATTGCTTGAGCAGGTTGGACATTGCCTCAATGCCTCGAGGCTACCAGCTTCTTCTCTGGAATTAGAGATAACTGAGACAGCGATGCTTACAGATGTCATGGAAACTATTCCACTATTAAATGCATTAAAAGAAATGGGAGTAGGGCTGGCTATTGATGATTTTGGAACTGGTTATTCTTCACTGAGTTATTTAAAGAATTTCCCGATAAATACCCTGAAAATTGATAAAACCTTTGTGGATGAAATTGTTGGTAACCCTAAAGACGCGGCTATTGCAAGAACGATCGTTCAACTCGCGGATAACCTGGGATTGCGAACGATTGCTGAAGGTGTTGAAAGTGTTGAGCAGGTCAATATGCTTACCACCATGGGGTGTAAGGAGTTACAGGGGTACTATTACAGTAAACCGCTACCGGCGAGTGAAATTGAACGCTTATTGGTGAATGCTTATGGCATGCAAAATCATTAA
- the pheT gene encoding phenylalanine--tRNA ligase subunit beta, whose amino-acid sequence MKLSENWLREWVNPDFDVQVIAEKLTQAGLEVDSVSPVAGDFSGVLVGQVKSVVAHPDADKLRVCEVDVAGDALLHIVCGASNVREGLKIPVAVVGAVLPGDFKIKKAKLRGEPSFGMLCSAKELGLAESSDGLMELPADAPVGSDIRDYLALNDFTIEVDLTPNRSDCLGVAGIARELGVISRTNLTPVTIDEIAATVQTTFPVSVEAKQACPNYIGRVIENINPDAKTPLWMQEKLRRSGLRSLSAVVDITNYVMLELGQPMHAFDLQKLQQSIIVRFAKTDEKLALLDGQQVEIAEQTLVIADASGPLALAGVMGGEASAVDDKTTSLFLEAAFFTPDAIAGQARSYGLHTDSSHRFERGVDPQLAQQAMQRATQLILEIAGGQAGPLTVVREESALPETPQILLRANRIKRVLGIEIEAAEVEEQLTRLGLEVTQVREGWLVIVPSFRFDITIEVDLIEELGRLYGYDRLPQTRPKISVLPGAISEQQLAAERLQNLLVDRGYFEAITYSFVDPAMQQHFADSEAEPIKLANPISADLSVMRHSLWPGLVQAMVYNLNRQHDRIRLFEVGRVFRGELADIDQYLCIGGLVYGDVNPEQWSEKNRKVDFYDVKADVEALLALGNGKVEFRAETHPALHPGQSARIYQNDKPVGWMGALHPKLNKPLGFTGKAYVFELALTVCLQSAIPTFTALSRYPAIRRDLALVVDNSIVAVEIEHCLKGIESDILKSIQLFDVYSGDGVELGKKSIAVAFHLQHGERTMTDDEVDALMLQITNKLQSELGAVVRT is encoded by the coding sequence ATGAAATTAAGCGAAAATTGGCTACGTGAATGGGTAAATCCTGATTTTGATGTGCAGGTTATTGCCGAGAAACTGACTCAGGCGGGTCTGGAAGTTGATTCGGTTTCGCCTGTGGCCGGGGATTTCTCAGGCGTATTGGTCGGGCAGGTGAAATCAGTTGTAGCGCACCCGGATGCTGACAAATTGCGTGTCTGTGAAGTGGATGTTGCCGGTGATGCGTTATTACATATTGTCTGCGGTGCCAGCAACGTTCGTGAAGGTTTGAAAATTCCGGTTGCCGTCGTTGGTGCAGTCTTGCCAGGTGATTTTAAAATTAAAAAAGCCAAACTGCGTGGTGAACCCTCTTTCGGTATGTTGTGTTCTGCTAAAGAACTCGGCTTGGCTGAATCCTCTGATGGACTGATGGAATTACCGGCTGATGCACCTGTTGGCAGTGATATTCGCGATTATCTGGCATTAAATGATTTCACGATTGAAGTCGATTTAACCCCAAACCGTAGTGATTGCCTGGGGGTTGCCGGTATTGCACGCGAATTGGGCGTGATTAGTCGAACCAATCTGACACCGGTAACTATTGATGAAATAGCGGCAACTGTTCAGACAACATTTCCAGTTTCAGTAGAAGCCAAACAAGCCTGCCCGAATTATATTGGTCGGGTGATTGAAAATATCAATCCTGATGCGAAAACGCCGTTATGGATGCAGGAAAAACTGCGTCGCAGTGGATTACGGAGTCTGAGCGCCGTGGTGGATATTACGAACTATGTGATGTTGGAGCTGGGTCAACCGATGCATGCATTTGATCTGCAGAAGTTACAGCAGAGCATTATTGTAAGGTTTGCCAAGACAGATGAAAAACTGGCTTTATTAGATGGTCAGCAAGTTGAGATTGCTGAACAGACATTGGTGATTGCCGATGCCTCTGGTCCGCTGGCTCTTGCGGGTGTAATGGGCGGAGAAGCTTCCGCGGTTGATGATAAAACAACCTCACTGTTTCTCGAGGCGGCTTTTTTCACACCTGATGCGATTGCAGGGCAGGCCAGAAGTTATGGATTACATACTGATTCATCTCATCGCTTTGAGCGTGGTGTTGATCCTCAATTGGCTCAACAGGCAATGCAACGCGCCACTCAGTTGATTCTGGAAATTGCCGGTGGTCAGGCAGGCCCGCTTACTGTAGTCCGTGAAGAAAGTGCATTACCTGAAACACCGCAAATCCTGCTACGTGCAAATCGAATTAAACGCGTATTGGGAATTGAGATAGAAGCTGCTGAAGTAGAAGAACAGCTGACACGGTTGGGTCTGGAAGTTACGCAAGTTAGAGAGGGCTGGCTGGTGATTGTGCCAAGTTTCCGTTTTGATATTACTATCGAAGTCGATTTGATTGAAGAATTGGGTCGTCTTTACGGCTATGATCGCTTACCTCAAACCCGTCCTAAAATCAGTGTATTGCCAGGTGCAATATCTGAACAACAGCTTGCAGCAGAACGACTACAAAACCTATTGGTAGATCGTGGTTATTTTGAAGCGATCACCTACAGTTTTGTTGATCCGGCTATGCAACAGCATTTTGCTGATAGTGAAGCCGAACCTATCAAGTTAGCCAATCCGATTTCTGCTGATTTGTCAGTGATGCGTCATTCACTTTGGCCGGGTCTGGTGCAAGCAATGGTTTATAACCTGAATCGTCAACATGACCGGATTAGATTGTTTGAAGTGGGTCGTGTATTCCGAGGTGAATTGGCTGATATCGATCAGTATCTGTGTATTGGCGGACTGGTCTATGGTGATGTTAATCCTGAACAATGGTCGGAAAAAAATCGTAAAGTTGATTTTTATGATGTTAAAGCTGATGTCGAGGCGTTATTGGCGCTGGGAAATGGCAAGGTCGAATTTCGCGCTGAAACACATCCTGCATTGCATCCTGGACAATCTGCACGTATCTATCAAAATGATAAACCGGTGGGTTGGATGGGAGCACTGCATCCCAAACTCAATAAGCCATTAGGTTTTACTGGGAAAGCGTATGTTTTCGAATTGGCATTAACGGTTTGTCTGCAATCTGCCATTCCAACATTTACTGCTTTATCGCGTTATCCTGCTATTCGCAGAGATCTCGCATTAGTTGTCGACAATTCCATTGTAGCCGTTGAAATTGAGCATTGCCTGAAAGGTATCGAGTCTGATATTCTTAAGTCAATTCAATTGTTTGACGTTTATTCTGGAGATGGTGTCGAGCTTGGCAAAAAGAGTATTGCGGTCGCTTTCCATCTTCAACATGGTGAGCGAACCATGACCGACGATGAAGTCGATGCATTAATGCTGCAAATCACCAACAAGCTGCAAAGTGAGTTGGGTGCAGTTGTTAGAACCTAA
- a CDS encoding MerR family transcriptional regulator, whose protein sequence is MLEASNNNELPAIPGKRYFTIGEVSELCGVKPHVLRYWEQEFTQLKPVKRRGNRRYYQRHDVVLIREIRGLLYEQGFTIGGARQQLETEHKPEAAPSNENRKQLIDEMLKELEQIRTILA, encoded by the coding sequence ATGCTAGAGGCGAGTAATAACAACGAACTACCTGCAATTCCGGGTAAACGTTACTTTACCATTGGTGAAGTCAGTGAGTTATGTGGTGTGAAACCACATGTACTGCGCTATTGGGAACAGGAGTTTACCCAACTCAAACCCGTTAAACGCCGTGGTAATCGCCGTTACTACCAACGCCATGATGTGGTGCTGATTCGTGAAATTCGTGGCTTGCTTTATGAACAGGGGTTTACCATTGGCGGTGCCCGCCAGCAATTGGAAACAGAACACAAACCGGAAGCTGCCCCCAGTAATGAAAATCGCAAACAACTGATTGATGAAATGCTGAAAGAGCTGGAACAAATTCGTACGATACTGGCTTAA
- a CDS encoding aspartate kinase has protein sequence MNFHTVEKIGGTSMSDYVAVRDNIILKPVHNESIYNRVFVVSAYGGITDLLLEHKKNGQAGVYAEFANSLNDDSWKEAMEKLKQEIFSINQQLFNDKKMLKLANNFIGERLEDAERVLADLQRLCQHGHFALDMHLATVREMLASIGEAHSAWNTAALLKKDKINAHYVDLTGWQTDKHMKLDERIDKAFAKIDLSKELPIVTGYAHSDDGLMSTFDRGYSEMTFSRIAVLTNANEAIIHKEFHLSSADPRLVGEENAVPIGRTNYDVADQLANLGMEAIHPKAAKGLRQNNIPLRVRNTFEPEHAGTLITGDYISSKPCVEIIAGCKHVYAFELFDQDMAGNIETYDREILAQIRKNKAHIISKDINANTITHYLTASLKNIRRISEALQEQFPEAEINQQKVAIVSAIGSDMKIPGILARTVSALAEKNISVLAMHQSMRQVDMQFIINEDDYAGAIKNLHRYLVEVHDHGRAICLAS, from the coding sequence ATGAATTTTCATACGGTAGAAAAAATAGGCGGCACATCGATGAGCGACTATGTCGCCGTGCGCGACAATATTATTCTAAAACCGGTTCATAACGAGTCAATTTACAATCGAGTGTTTGTTGTTTCAGCATATGGTGGTATTACCGATTTGTTGCTTGAGCACAAGAAAAATGGTCAGGCCGGGGTTTATGCCGAATTTGCCAATAGCTTAAACGATGATAGCTGGAAAGAAGCGATGGAAAAACTTAAACAAGAGATTTTTTCCATAAACCAGCAATTATTCAATGATAAAAAAATGTTGAAATTGGCCAATAATTTCATTGGAGAACGTTTGGAAGACGCTGAACGCGTTTTGGCTGATTTACAACGTCTTTGCCAGCATGGTCATTTTGCATTGGACATGCATCTGGCGACAGTACGGGAAATGTTGGCCAGCATTGGTGAGGCGCATAGTGCATGGAACACAGCCGCATTATTGAAAAAAGACAAGATCAATGCTCATTATGTTGATTTAACTGGTTGGCAGACTGACAAACACATGAAACTGGATGAGCGAATTGATAAGGCTTTTGCCAAAATTGATTTGAGCAAAGAGTTACCCATTGTCACCGGTTATGCCCATAGCGATGATGGTCTGATGTCGACCTTTGATCGTGGCTACAGTGAAATGACTTTTAGCCGTATCGCTGTGTTGACTAATGCTAATGAAGCGATCATCCATAAAGAATTTCACTTGAGTAGTGCTGATCCACGGCTGGTCGGTGAAGAAAATGCGGTACCGATTGGCCGAACCAATTACGATGTTGCTGATCAATTAGCCAATCTGGGTATGGAAGCCATTCACCCTAAAGCGGCAAAAGGCTTACGGCAGAATAATATTCCGTTAAGGGTAAGAAACACCTTTGAACCTGAACATGCTGGTACCTTAATTACCGGTGACTATATCAGTAGTAAACCATGTGTAGAAATTATCGCCGGTTGCAAGCACGTTTATGCGTTTGAGCTATTTGATCAAGATATGGCGGGAAATATCGAAACTTATGATCGTGAAATTTTGGCACAGATTCGTAAGAATAAGGCTCATATTATTTCCAAAGATATTAATGCCAATACGATTACTCACTATCTTACAGCCAGCCTGAAGAATATACGCCGGATTAGTGAAGCATTACAGGAGCAATTTCCAGAAGCAGAAATTAATCAGCAAAAAGTTGCTATTGTGTCGGCGATTGGTAGTGATATGAAAATCCCCGGTATTTTGGCGCGTACCGTCAGTGCTCTGGCTGAAAAAAATATCAGTGTACTGGCAATGCATCAATCAATGCGTCAGGTAGATATGCAATTTATTATTAATGAAGACGACTATGCTGGTGCCATCAAAAACCTGCACCGTTATCTCGTTGAAGTTCACGATCATGGAAGAGCCATATGTCTCGCTTCTTAA
- the ectA gene encoding diaminobutyrate acetyltransferase, translating into MSQNKTASLSIKLIQPTAEIGAAVHKLISECPPLDTNSMYCNLLQSSHFAETAVAAVLDHDLVGFVSGYRIPKRPETLFVWQVAVGEKARGQGLAGRMLKEILSREQNRDIKRIETTITPENQASWALFESLARKLDTEISSTVMFDRHQHFADQHDTEMLVKVGPFKPISNH; encoded by the coding sequence ATGAGCCAAAACAAGACTGCATCTTTATCAATAAAATTAATACAACCAACTGCAGAGATCGGTGCAGCTGTACATAAACTTATTTCTGAATGCCCGCCACTGGATACCAATTCAATGTACTGCAATTTGCTGCAAAGCAGTCATTTTGCAGAAACAGCTGTTGCGGCTGTTCTCGATCATGACTTGGTGGGTTTTGTTTCCGGGTATCGCATACCCAAACGTCCCGAAACACTCTTTGTATGGCAGGTAGCAGTCGGAGAAAAAGCTAGAGGACAAGGACTTGCCGGACGAATGCTTAAAGAGATTTTGTCGCGTGAACAAAACCGCGATATTAAACGTATTGAAACCACTATAACCCCTGAAAACCAAGCTTCCTGGGCTTTATTTGAAAGTTTGGCCCGCAAGCTGGATACCGAAATAAGCAGTACGGTCATGTTTGATCGCCATCAACATTTTGCTGATCAACACGATACCGAAATGTTAGTCAAAGTTGGCCCATTCAAGCCAATAAGCAACCATTAA
- a CDS encoding NADP(H)-dependent aldo-keto reductase, with product MQFNTLGNSNLKVSQICLGTMTYGEQNTQQEAFEQLDYAVSQGINFIDTAELYAIPPKAETYGATETIIGNWLAKRGRRDDLVLASKIAGPGADWVGHIRQGKSRFDDKNISEALDNSLQRLQTDYLDLYQLHWPERQTNYFGKLGYQHDSAEEGMTPVIETLQALEKQIKAGKIRYIGLSNETPWGLMQFISVAQAMNLPVIASVQNPYSLLNRTYEIGCAEISYRENVPLLAYSPLGFGVLTGKYLQNNAPATARMSLWPHYARYSNPQAVQATQAYVDLTKQYQLDPAQMALAYVNSRPFVAATIIGATTMLQLQSNIASEQLILSNEVVSAIEDIHKTIPNPAP from the coding sequence ATGCAATTTAATACTCTGGGCAATAGTAATCTAAAAGTCAGCCAGATCTGTCTTGGCACAATGACTTATGGTGAACAGAACACTCAACAGGAAGCATTTGAACAGCTTGATTACGCTGTATCGCAGGGTATTAATTTCATTGATACAGCCGAGCTTTACGCAATTCCTCCCAAGGCAGAAACCTATGGCGCAACTGAAACGATTATCGGTAATTGGTTGGCGAAACGCGGTCGTCGGGATGATTTGGTTCTTGCCAGTAAAATCGCCGGGCCCGGTGCTGATTGGGTAGGGCATATTCGCCAAGGGAAATCGCGATTTGATGATAAAAATATCAGTGAAGCGTTAGACAACAGTTTGCAACGCCTGCAAACCGATTATCTGGATTTGTATCAATTACATTGGCCTGAACGACAAACCAATTATTTTGGCAAATTGGGCTATCAACATGATTCTGCTGAAGAAGGCATGACGCCTGTGATTGAAACTTTGCAAGCCCTTGAAAAGCAGATAAAAGCCGGCAAAATCCGCTACATCGGATTATCCAATGAAACACCTTGGGGGCTGATGCAGTTTATTTCAGTGGCACAGGCTATGAATTTACCGGTGATAGCTTCTGTACAAAACCCCTACAGTTTACTTAATCGTACTTATGAGATCGGCTGTGCCGAAATCAGCTATCGGGAGAATGTTCCATTATTGGCCTACTCACCATTGGGCTTTGGTGTGCTAACTGGAAAATATCTACAGAACAATGCACCCGCCACGGCTAGAATGAGTTTATGGCCACATTATGCCCGCTATAGCAATCCTCAAGCTGTTCAGGCGACTCAGGCTTATGTTGATTTAACAAAGCAATATCAATTAGATCCTGCGCAAATGGCACTGGCCTATGTGAATAGTCGTCCCTTTGTGGCGGCTACTATTATTGGGGCGACCACTATGCTGCAATTACAATCCAATATAGCGAGTGAGCAATTAATACTTAGCAATGAAGTTGTTAGCGCCATTGAAGACATTCATAAAACGATTCCTAATCCCGCGCCCTAA
- a CDS encoding MarR family winged helix-turn-helix transcriptional regulator, with product MLNSIQINTETIDALGLDKEQREHLLNHIEEVLIALRRVIRATDLHSKYLAKTTGLTAPQILLLQTLRDKGQVTIGELAQEMSLSQATVTTILDRLEKRALVYRQRSKTDKRKVHAYLTEAATETLKSAPIPLQDRFTREFSKLDEWEQAMIMSALKRVAQMMDAQHIDASPVLDIGLLDRYEDEQDVVKMPTKRR from the coding sequence ATGTTGAATTCAATTCAAATTAATACCGAAACTATCGATGCGCTTGGCTTAGATAAAGAGCAAAGGGAACACCTGTTGAATCATATTGAAGAAGTGCTTATTGCATTACGCCGAGTTATCCGTGCCACCGACCTACATTCAAAGTATCTTGCTAAAACTACAGGACTGACCGCACCACAGATTCTGTTATTACAAACATTGCGTGATAAAGGACAAGTGACTATTGGTGAGTTGGCTCAGGAAATGAGTTTAAGTCAAGCTACGGTAACTACCATTTTGGACCGTTTGGAAAAACGTGCTTTGGTCTATCGCCAACGTTCTAAAACAGATAAACGTAAAGTACATGCTTATTTGACCGAGGCTGCTACAGAAACACTTAAAAGTGCGCCAATCCCTTTACAGGATCGTTTTACACGTGAATTCAGTAAATTAGATGAATGGGAACAGGCGATGATTATGTCGGCATTGAAGCGGGTTGCTCAAATGATGGATGCACAACATATAGATGCTTCACCGGTATTGGATATTGGTTTACTGGACCGTTATGAAGATGAACAGGATGTTGTGAAAATGCCTACCAAACGTCGTTAA
- the ectB gene encoding diaminobutyrate--2-oxoglutarate transaminase, which produces MKIFEEIESEVRSYARAFPRLFDKAQGELIYDEDGNEYIDFLAGAGSLNYGHNHPVFKEKLIDYIQRDGITQGLDLHTRAKGEFLESFNENILKPRNLDYIVMFTGPTGTNAVEAALKIARKKTGRENIISFTNGWHGQTLGALSVTGNSTHRGGAGIALHGSTRIPYDGYLGDDFDTTNLLDKMLSDSSSGVDKPAAVIVETVQGEGGINAASMTWLQSLSEICKRHDVLLIVDDIQAGCGRTGTFFSFEEAGIYPDIVTLSKSLSGYGLPFAVVLMKPEVDQWSPGEHNGTFRGNNHAFITAKAALDHFWKDDKFAKEVQRKGQYIADRVDAIVAKYGEGNFNSHGRGMFRGINCVSGDLAGQITRKCFQKGLIIETSGADDHVVKFLCPLTIRDENLKKGIDILEQAIKEVCAKADSIPEEKDFFEGDYSVSDEASKSDVIEPENKKAAS; this is translated from the coding sequence ATGAAAATTTTTGAAGAGATCGAATCAGAAGTGCGTTCATATGCCCGTGCATTTCCTCGCTTGTTTGACAAGGCACAAGGCGAGTTGATTTACGATGAAGACGGTAACGAATATATTGATTTTCTGGCTGGTGCCGGATCACTTAATTACGGTCATAATCACCCCGTTTTTAAAGAAAAACTGATTGATTACATTCAACGTGATGGTATTACGCAGGGATTGGATTTACACACTCGAGCTAAAGGTGAGTTTTTAGAAAGTTTTAATGAAAATATTCTTAAGCCGCGAAATCTTGATTACATTGTCATGTTTACTGGTCCTACCGGAACCAATGCTGTTGAAGCGGCTTTAAAAATTGCCCGTAAAAAAACAGGTCGTGAAAACATTATTTCATTCACTAACGGCTGGCATGGTCAGACCCTTGGTGCCTTATCGGTAACAGGCAACTCAACCCACCGAGGCGGTGCAGGTATCGCCTTACATGGTTCAACGCGCATTCCTTATGATGGTTATCTGGGAGATGATTTTGATACGACCAACTTGCTTGACAAGATGTTGTCTGATTCAAGCAGCGGTGTTGATAAACCTGCGGCAGTCATTGTCGAAACCGTACAGGGTGAAGGCGGCATCAATGCTGCTTCGATGACTTGGTTACAAAGCCTTTCAGAAATCTGCAAACGTCATGATGTTTTGTTAATTGTTGATGATATTCAGGCTGGTTGTGGCCGTACCGGTACCTTTTTTAGTTTTGAGGAAGCAGGTATTTATCCTGATATTGTGACTTTATCCAAATCACTGAGTGGTTATGGCCTGCCATTTGCCGTGGTGCTGATGAAACCGGAAGTGGATCAATGGTCTCCGGGTGAGCATAACGGAACCTTTCGGGGAAATAACCATGCCTTTATTACGGCAAAAGCAGCGCTGGATCACTTCTGGAAAGACGATAAATTTGCCAAGGAAGTACAGCGTAAAGGTCAGTATATTGCAGATCGTGTTGATGCCATTGTGGCCAAATACGGTGAAGGCAATTTCAACTCACACGGCCGGGGTATGTTCCGCGGTATTAACTGTGTCAGTGGTGATTTAGCTGGTCAAATTACACGTAAATGCTTCCAGAAAGGTTTGATTATTGAAACCAGTGGTGCCGATGATCATGTTGTGAAATTCCTCTGTCCACTTACGATAAGAGATGAAAATCTGAAAAAAGGTATTGATATTCTGGAGCAGGCGATTAAAGAAGTTTGCGCTAAAGCAGACAGCATTCCGGAAGAAAAAGACTTTTTCGAAGGTGATTATTCAGTAAGCGATGAAGCCAGTAAATCTGATGTGATTGAGCCAGAGAACAAAAAAGCGGCAAGTTAA
- a CDS encoding ectoine synthase has protein sequence MIVRQLQEAQKTSRRIVSPDGNWESTRMLLKDDKMGYSFHITTIYAGADFRMHYQNHLESVYCISGEGEVETLDDGKVYKITPGTLYNLDQHDRHILRAFKELHLACVFNPPLNGKEVHNAEGAYELDAEAVTE, from the coding sequence ATGATCGTTAGACAATTACAGGAAGCTCAAAAAACATCTCGCCGTATTGTTTCTCCTGATGGCAATTGGGAAAGCACCCGTATGTTATTAAAAGACGACAAGATGGGGTATTCCTTTCATATCACCACGATTTATGCCGGTGCTGATTTCCGGATGCATTACCAGAATCACCTGGAATCTGTTTATTGCATAAGTGGAGAAGGAGAGGTCGAAACGCTGGATGATGGGAAGGTATACAAAATCACTCCAGGTACGTTATACAACCTGGACCAACACGATCGCCATATCCTGCGTGCATTCAAGGAACTCCATCTCGCCTGTGTCTTTAACCCGCCACTGAATGGTAAAGAAGTTCATAACGCCGAAGGTGCCTATGAATTAGATGCTGAGGCAGTTACTGAATAA